The following is a genomic window from Balearica regulorum gibbericeps isolate bBalReg1 chromosome 34, bBalReg1.pri, whole genome shotgun sequence.
ACCTCAGTCCCGCCCCTCTCGGAAGCCACACCCACCTGGGAGCTCCCAAGCCCCGCCCCTCTGAGACCACCACAGCCCGCCCTCATCCCCACAGGGAAGCCCCGCCCCTCTCCCGAGGCTCCCCCGGGGCCCATCGCCGATGGCCGTCAGCCCCGCGGGCCCCTCACCGCCTCTTCCGGGCCCTGATACCGCGACCGCCGCCGCAGGTTGAAAAGCGGAGGCGAGTCGGGCCCGGTCCCGCCCTgagccccgccgcccgccgccgccgccgccgccatcgcTCCGAGCCGCCGCCCGCTAACGCTCCGAACTGCGCGCGGAAAGCCGGCGTCCCCTCTCCATTGGCCACCTCCCACGCCGCTCACAGCCCGCCTCTCTCGCCTCTCCCAATAGCAGCGCGGCGTCGCGGGGACAGGCTCCGCCCCGCGGGTTCCTGCCATTCAACGCCAAGCTGGGCCAATAGCTGGGCGGATCGGCGCCGGCCCCGCCCTCCCGCTCCCCGTTGTCCGCGGGTTCGAGCCCCGCGGACCCGGCTCAACCGGCCCGGCCGCGGCCGCTGGCGGTAATTAAGGCACCACGGGAGGCGAAGGGGGTTATTAACGGCGTGAGAAACAGCCTCGAGTCCCCCGCCCCGAGCGCAGCCCGGCACAACGGGCTTTCCCTGTTCCTGCCCCGGCGTGTAGGCCCCGTTGCCATGGCCACGGCGCCCCCTGAGTGCGCATGCGTcgcagggaggaagggaggggagaaacGACAACGGTTGCTACGGCGACGGCCTTGCGTGCTGACGCAGCACGTCGCCGCCGCGTCACGTgagccggcggcggcggcgatgCCCAAGTACTGCCGGGCCCCGCACTGCTCCAacgtggcgggacaggcccggccccccgcccgccgcctcaGCTTCTACAAGTCGGTACCGGAGGAGCCCGAGGGTGGGAAAGGAGGCAGCGGCCTTTGCCCTTAGCCTCGTCCGCGGGGGAAGGGGTCTGGGCTTGAATGTGAACGTGAACCGGAGTGGGGCCTGGGGCCTGGAGGCTGGGGCCTGGAGGCTGGGGCCTGGAGGCTGGGGCCTGGGGCCTGGAGGCTGGGGCCTGGAGGCTGGAGGCTGGAGCCTGGGGCCTTGAGGCTGGGGCCTGGGGCCTGAGGCTGGGGCCTGGGGCCTGAGGCTGGGGCCTGGGGCCTGAGGCTGGGGCCTGGGGCCTGAGGCTGGGGCCTGGGGCCTGAGGCTGGGGCCTGGGGCCTGAGGCTGGGGCCTGAGTCTGGGGCCTGGGGCCTGAGGCTGGGGCCTGGGGCCTGGAGGCTGGGGCCTGGAGGCTGGAGGCTGGAGCCTGGGGCCTTGAGTCTGGGCCTGGGGCCTGGGGCCTGGGGCCTGGGGCCTGAGGCCTGAGGCTGGGGCCTGGGGCCTGAGGCTGGGGCCTGGGGCCTGgaggctggaggctggggcctggaggctggaggctggaggctggagcctggaggctggaggctggggcCTGGAGGCTGGGGCCTGGAGGCTGGGGCCTGGAGGTTGGAGGCTGGGGCCTGGAGGTTGGAGGCTGGGGCCTGgaggctggaggctggggcctggaggctggaggctggggcctggaggctggaggctggggcctggaggctggaggctggggcCTGGAGGCTGGACCCTGGGGCCTGGAGGCTGGACCCTGGGGCCTGGAGGCTGGACCCTGGGGCCTGGAGGCTGGACCCTGGGGCCTGGAGGCTGGAGCCTGGGGCCTGGAGGCTGGAGCCTGGGGCCTGGAGGCTGGAGCCTGGGGCCTGGAGGCTGGAGCCTGGGGCCTGGAGGCTGGAGCCTGGGGCCTGGAGGCTGGAGCCTGGGGCCTGGAGGCTGGAGCCTGGGGCCTGGAGGCTGGAGCCTGGGGCCTGGAGGCTGGAGCCTGGGGCCTGGAGGCTGGAGCCTGGGGCCTGGAGGCTGGAGCCTGGGGCCTGGGACCTGGGGCCTGAGCCCGAGCCTGGGCCTAGGCCTGACCGTGAACCTGAGTGGGGCCTGGGCCTGAATGTGCACTTGAACCTAAGCAGGGCCTAGGCCTGACCGTGAACCTGTGTGGGGCTTGGGCCTGAGCATGAGTGGGGCCCTGAGTGAGGTCTAGGCCTAAGCCTGAAGTGGGGCCTGGGCCTGAACCTGGGTGGGGTCTGGGCCTAGACTTGACCCTGAACCTGAGCAGGGCCCGCGCCTGGGAAAGGGCTAATTGGGCTCATTGGGGGGGAAGCACCCAAAGTGGGGGAAGTGCTAGAGGATGGGGGTGTaggggaacccccccccccaatatccCATAACCCCCACCCCCTCCAGGTTCCCCCTGCACGACGCGACGCGGCTCCGGCAATGGCTGACGCAGATGCGCCAAGAGAACTGGGTGCCAACCCGTCACCAGCACCTCTGCAGCGACCATTTCGAACCCTCCTGCTTCCAGTACCGCTGGGGCGTGCGTTACCTGCGGCCCGACGCCGTCCCCACCATCTTCCCCCCGGTGAGCGTCGTCTGGCGTCGTCACCCCCCCAGAAACATCTAGAACAATCTagaaccccccccaaaaaaaccatcTAGAACCCCCCAAAAAGGGGCttgaaggttttgttttttttttttttagggggtgACGGGTTGTCTCGTGGGGTCTAGATGttcctcccccctctccccgaGGGATTTCGGAACTCGCTGGAAGGTCTCCgggaggtgggggggtgtcACTTTGGGGTGGCTTTTGTCCCCCAGAGCGGtggcttttggggaaaaaccGGCGCCGCCGCTTGTCCCCGTTCAGCCGTATCGCTGCGAGAACCTCcagaaatgagaattttggggttttttgggtttgttttttttttttctacagaaacagGAGAGTCCCAACACATCGCCGGGTGCCACCCAACCTAAGCAGCCCATCCCGACGAGCGACGAGGAGCCGGTGACACCGGAACGGTCACCGATCCCCAAAATCGCCGTGACCGTCGCCCTGGAGCCCGATTCGGCCGCGGCGCCGCCGTCGCTCGACCCTCTGGGCGTGGTAGAGCCGGGTGACGGCTCTGAGGGGGTCCCATCCCGCCCTCAGCCGTCCCCGGACCGCGTCACCGCGCTGCCGTCGTCCCCGCCGCGCGCGGAGCAGACGGACGACGCGCCCGTCGAGCTTCCCGCCGCCGGCCCGTTGCCGTATTTCAAGCCGGTCCCCGCCGCGCCGACTACCGTGCCGGAAACCGTCGTTTCCTCTGCCCTCACGTTACCCATCGTTTCAACCATCCCCATCGTATCGACGTCACCGTCGACGTCGCCGCCGGGCGAGCTGAGCACCGAGGAACTCGTCGCCGTGGTGCTGGTGCTCCAGAGGAAAGTGAAGGTCCTGCAACAACGTCACCGACGTCACCGCGCCCGGCTGGAGGCCATGGAGGGGTTGGCGGAGCAGCTGCGTCGTAAGAGCCTGCGCTCCAAGGAGAGGCTCGAGCTGGTGGGTGACggcggggtggggtgggggggcgcgTTGGGGACGTTGGGCGGGGTGCGTGACGTCATCCCGAAGCGGGTGACCTCGTTGcgcgaggcggggggggggggggtgtcaccccGGGGCGCGTCTCTGAGTTGGGGATGTCCCCTCTGTCGTCCCCCGCCATCCTCCAGGCCTGTCTGCAGCTGGGTCGGTGACACCGGATCCCGCCGGCGCCGACATCCGCCGAGAGGACGATGATGTCACCGGGAACCTGCTGGGattgggggtttgtttgtgggtttttttttggggggggggggcgtggcACTCCCCGGGGGACGCCGTGCCTGGGGACGTCACCCCGCACCCCTGGGGGACACCCCTGTTGTGtcactttatttttgtatttaaggTTTATTTTGTGATACTGGAGGGCGGGCGGAGGAATTTGGGGACGGGGACGTCCCCTCCCCACAGCTTTAAATAAAGGACGATGGAGGCGAGTGGCCGTGTGTGACACGGGGCGGGAGGGGGTGGCCCTCGCTGGTGGCCTTGGGGACGGTGGCCTCTCCCCCCACTTTCAATCTCCAGCTCGCAGCCATCGGTAGGTTCCAGAGTTAACGGCAG
Proteins encoded in this region:
- the THAP8 gene encoding THAP domain-containing protein 8 isoform X2, producing MPKYCRAPHCSNVAGQARPPARRLSFYKFPLHDATRLRQWLTQMRQENWVPTRHQHLCSDHFEPSCFQYRWGVRYLRPDAVPTIFPPESPNTSPGATQPKQPIPTSDEEPVTPERSPIPKIAVTVALEPDSAAAPPSLDPLGVVEPGDGSEGVPSRPQPSPDRVTALPSSPPRAEQTDDAPVELPAAGPLPYFKPVPAAPTTVPETVVSSALTLPIVSTIPIVSTSPSTSPPGELSTEELVAVVLVLQRKVKVLQQRHRRHRARLEAMEGLAEQLRRKSLRSKERLELACLQLGR
- the THAP8 gene encoding THAP domain-containing protein 8 isoform X1; translation: MPKYCRAPHCSNVAGQARPPARRLSFYKFPLHDATRLRQWLTQMRQENWVPTRHQHLCSDHFEPSCFQYRWGVRYLRPDAVPTIFPPKQESPNTSPGATQPKQPIPTSDEEPVTPERSPIPKIAVTVALEPDSAAAPPSLDPLGVVEPGDGSEGVPSRPQPSPDRVTALPSSPPRAEQTDDAPVELPAAGPLPYFKPVPAAPTTVPETVVSSALTLPIVSTIPIVSTSPSTSPPGELSTEELVAVVLVLQRKVKVLQQRHRRHRARLEAMEGLAEQLRRKSLRSKERLELACLQLGR